Proteins co-encoded in one Setaria viridis chromosome 9, Setaria_viridis_v4.0, whole genome shotgun sequence genomic window:
- the LOC117837061 gene encoding uncharacterized protein isoform X1 codes for MSSTFSSLACSLYRRRIVECKAAAYSSRLPSRARPPACPRIAAGANTTSARGIDSSIITIQTMKQWETLNHMAYKFGRLDKSDGKLTLKILSSIVERSGLDRITYIYCIAVPILIQAQMHSQAMSVLKHLAMTGFSCTAILSSLLRTISRFDSTNHVVFDILVKAYVKERKVVDAVVAVFFMDDCGFKASAVACNTILNALVEEGESKHVWWFLRESLARKFPLDVTTCNILLNSLCTKGEFRKAEDMLQKMKSCRLSNSVTYNTVLHWYVKKGRFKAALCVLEDMERNGIEADVYTYNIMIDKLCKIKRSARAFLLLKRMRKDNLTPDECTYNTLINGFFGEGKINHARYVFNQMLRENLVPSVATYTTMIDGYCRNGRTDKALSVMSEMQISGVIPSELTYSALLNGYCKLSMLGPALDLIEDLNSRGMTINKTMYTILIDGFCQVGDISKAKQILRNMLADGIDPDVITYSALINGMCRMAKLHDTKEILSRMQKSGILPNDVVYTTLICYYCKAGYVKEALKHFVDIYRRGLVANPVIHNALLCAFYRVGMFTEAEQFRQYMSRMKISFDSVSFNCIIDSYCHRGNITDAFSVYDDMVRYGHSPDVCTYQNLLRGLCQGGHLVQAKQFMSCLLDIPSAIDEKTFNALLLGICKYGTLDEALDLCEKMVRNNFLPDIHTYTILLGGFCRKGKILPAFTLLQMMLEKGLVPDTVAYTCLLNGLINEGQVKAASYVFQEIICKEGLYADCIAYNSLMKGHLKGGKLNTMKSVISDMHKNEVYLNTASYNILMHGYVKKGHYSRSFYLYKDMVRKGIRPNNVTYRLLILGLSECGMIDIAVKFLEKMVLEGIFPDKLAFDILITAFSEKSKMHNALQLFNSMKWLHMSPSSKTYSAMINGLIRKNCFDQSHEVLREMLQGGLQPNHTHYIALVNAKCRIGEIDGAFRLKEEMKALGVVPAEVADSSIIRGLCRCGKLEEAVIVFSSMMRSGMVPTIATFTTLMHGLCKQSKIADALHLKRLMELCRLKVDVVSYNVLITGLCNNKCISDALDLYGEMKSKGLLPNITTYVTLTGAMYATQRMQVGEKLLEDIEERGLIPSKHSESLERRMEDAIRRLNMIRNCRKGMPVKEVEVLPVESFQ; via the exons ATGTCGTCGACCTTCTCGTCGCTGGCGTGCTCCTTGTACCGCCGCAGGATCGTCGAGTGCAAAGCGGCGGCTTACTCCTCGCGGCTCCCTTCCCGCGCGAGGCCGCCCGCGTGCCCCCGtatcgccgccggcgccaacaCCACCTCAG CGCGTGGTATTGATAGTAGCATAATCACCATTCAGACTATGAAGCAGTGGGAGACCTTGAATCACATGGCCTACAAATTTGGGAGGCTTGACAAGTCTGATGGAAAGTTGACCTTGAAGATACTGAGTTCTATTGTGGAGCGATCAGGTTTAGACCGAATTACCTATATTTACTGTATTGCTGTTCCAATTCTCATCCAGGCTCAAATGCATTCTCAAGCAATGTCAGTGTTGAAGCATCTTGCCATGACAGGCTTCTCCTGCACTGCTATTCTTAGTTCCCTCTTGCGGACCATTTCACGTTTTGATTCCACCAATCATGTTGTTTTTGACATCCTTGTCAAAGCATATgtcaaggaaagaaaagtggtAGACGCAGTTGTGGCAGTTTTCTTTATGGATGATTGTGGATTTAAGGCTTCAGCTGTTGCTTGCAACACCATCCTTAATGCTCTTGTGGAGGAAGGGGAATCAAAACATGTCTGGTGGTTCTTGAGAGAAAGTTTGGCCCGTAAATTTCCTCTGGATGTTACCACTTGCAATATTCTTCTTAATTCCCTGTGCACTAAGGGTGAATTTAGAAAGGCTGAAGATATGCTTCAGAAGATGAAGAGCTGCCGCTTATCTAATTCAGTTACATATAATACAGTACTACATTGGTATGTTAAGAAAGGGAGGTTTAAGGCTGCCTTGTGTGTTCTAGAAGATATGGAGAGGAATGGTATAGAGGCAGATGTGTATACTTATAACATCATGATAGATAAATTATGTAAAATAAAGAGGAGTGCACGCGCTTTCCTTTTACTCAAAAGAATGAGGAAAGATAACTTAACACCTGATGAATGTACATACAATACTTTGATCAATGGTTTTTTTGGGGAAGGTAAGATAAACCATGCTCGCTATGTCTTCAATCAGATGCTGAGAGAAAATTTGGTTCCAAGTGTAGCTACTTACACTACAATGATTGATGGGTACTGCCGAAATGGGAGAACTGATAAGGCCCTTAGTGTTATGTCTGAAATGCAAATTTCTGGTGTCATTCCAAGTGAACTAACTTATAGTGCTTTGCTGAATGGTTACTGCAAACTTTCCATGCTGGGACCGGCTCTAGATCTCATCGAAGATCTGAATTCAAGAGGCATGACCATCAATAAGACAATGTATACTATTCTCATTGATGGTTTCTGTCAAGTAGGTGACATTTCCAAGGCTAAACAAATTTTAAGGAATATGCTTGCAGATGGAATTGATCCAGATGTTATCACTTATTCAGCATTGATCAATGGCATGTGCAGGATGGCTAAGTTGCATGACACAAAAGAAATTTTATCAAGAATGCAGAAAAGTGGAATTTTACCTAATGATGTGGTATACACAACTCTGATTTGTTATTACTGTAAGGCTGGGTATGTCAAGGAAGCACTGAAGCATTTTGTGGACATTTATCGAAGGGGGCTAGTTGCCAATCCAGTCATCCATAATGCATTATTATGTGCTTTCTATAGAGTAGGAATGTTTACAGAGGCTGAGCAGTTTAGACAATACATGTCTAGGATGAAGATATCATTTGATTCTGTCTCCTTTAACTGCATCATAGATAGTTACTGCCACAGAGGTAACATAACTGATGCATTTTCAGTTTATGATGATATGGTTAGATATGGTCATTCTCCAGATGTTTGCACATATCAGAATTTGCTTAGAGGATTATGTCAAGGAGGCCACTTGGTACAAGCGAAGCAGTTTATGTCCTGCCTTCTTGACATACCTTCTGCTATTGATGAGAAAACTTTCAATGCACTACTTCTTGGGATATGCAAATATGGAACCCTAGACGAAGCTTTGGACTTATGTGAGAAAATGGTCAGAAACAACTTTTTACCTGATATCCATACTTACACCATTCTTCTCGGTGGTTTTTGCAGGAAAGGTAAGATTTTGCCTGCATTCACCTTGTTGCAGATGATGTTGGAGAAAGGATTAGTCCCTGATACTGTTGCATATACCTGCTTGTTGAatggattgatcaatgaaggtcAAGTGAAGGCTGCTTCTTATGTTTTCCAGGAGATCATATGCAAGGAAGGCTTGTATGCAGATTGTATTGCCTATAATTCATTGATGAAAGGGCACCTCAAGGGAGGAAAGTTAAATACTATGAAAAGTGTGATTTCTGATATGCATAAGAATGAGGTTTATCTAAACACTGCTAGCTATAACATACTTATGCATGGGTATGTCAAGAAGGGACATTATTCAAGGTCTTTTTATCTGTACAAAGATAtggtgaggaaagggatcagACCAAACAATGTCACATATCGCTTGCTCATACTTGGGCTTTCTGAGTGTGGGATGATTGACATTGCAGTTAAGTTCTTGGAGAAGATGGTTTTAGAAGGCATTTTTCCTGATAAGTTAGCTTTTGATATACTGATAACAGCTTTCAGTGAGAAATCCAAGATGCATAATGCGCTACAACTTTTCAATTCTATGAAGTGGTTACATATGTCACCCAGCAGCAAAACTTATAGTGCCATGATAAATGGATTAATCAGAAAAAATTGCTTCGACCAGAGTCATGAGGTTTTACGTGAGATGTTACAAGGAGGGCTTCAACCAAACCATACACACTATATTGCATTGGTCAATGCAAAATGTCGGATTGGCGAGATTGATGGAGCATTCAGGCTAAAAGAAGAAATGAAAGCTCTTGGTGTGGTGCCTGCTGAAGTTGCTGACAGCTCAATTATTAGAGGACTTTGTAGATGCGGGAAACTTGAGGAGGCAGTCATAGTTTTTAGCAGTATGATGCGTTCAGGAATGGTGCCAACTATTGCTACTTTCACTACTCTAATGCATGGTCTTTGTAAACAATCTAAGATTGCTGATGCTTTGCACTTGAAGAGGTTGATGGAGTTATGTAGACTGAAGGTTGATGTTGTCAGTTATAATGTTTTAATTACTGGTTTATGCAACAACAAGTGTATCTCTGATGCACTAGATCTTTATGGAGAGATGAAATCTAAGGGTCTTTTGCCAAATATTACAACCTATGTCACACTCACTGGAGCTATGTATGCGACACAGAGAATGCAGGTTGGAGAGAAACTACTGGAGGATATAGAAGAAAGGGGCCTTATTCCATCTAAGCATTCTGAAAGTCTCGAAAGGAGGATGGAAGATGCAATTAGAAGGTTAAACATGATAAGAAACTGCAGAAAGGGAATGCCTGTTAAGGAGGTTGAGGTATTGCCAGTAGAAAGCTTCCAGTGA
- the LOC117837061 gene encoding uncharacterized protein isoform X2, with amino-acid sequence MSSTFSSLACSLYRRRIVECKAAAYSSRLPSRARPPACPRIAAGANTTSARGIDSSIITIQTMKQWETLNHMAYKFGRLDKSDGKLTLKILSSIVERSGLDRITYIYCIAVPILIQAQMHSQAMSVLKHLAMTGFSCTAILSSLLRTISRFDSTNHVVFDILVKAYVKERKVVDAVVAVFFMDDCGFKASAVACNTILNALVEEGESKHVWWFLRESLARKFPLDVTTCNILLNSLCTKGEFRKAEDMLQKMKSCRLSNSVTYNTVLHWYVKKGRFKAALCVLEDMERNGIEADVYTYNIMIDKLCKIKRSARAFLLLKRMRKDNLTPDECTYNTLINGFFGEGKINHARYVFNQMLRENLVPSVATYTTMIDGYCRNGRTDKALSVMSEMQISGVIPSELTYSALLNGYCKLSMLGPALDLIEDLNSRGMTINKTMYTILIDGFCQVGDISKAKQILRNMLADGIDPDVITYSALINGMCRMAKLHDTKEILSRMQKSGILPNDVVYTTLICYYCKAGYVKEALKHFVDIYRRGLVANPVIHNALLCAFYRVGMFTEAEQFRQYMSRMKISFDSVSFNCIIDSYCHRGNITDAFSVYDDMVRYGHSPDVCTYQNLLRGLCQGGHLVQAKQFMSCLLDIPSAIDEKTFNALLLGICKYGTLDEALDLCEKMMMLEKGLVPDTVAYTCLLNGLINEGQVKAASYVFQEIICKEGLYADCIAYNSLMKGHLKGGKLNTMKSVISDMHKNEVYLNTASYNILMHGYVKKGHYSRSFYLYKDMVRKGIRPNNVTYRLLILGLSECGMIDIAVKFLEKMVLEGIFPDKLAFDILITAFSEKSKMHNALQLFNSMKWLHMSPSSKTYSAMINGLIRKNCFDQSHEVLREMLQGGLQPNHTHYIALVNAKCRIGEIDGAFRLKEEMKALGVVPAEVADSSIIRGLCRCGKLEEAVIVFSSMMRSGMVPTIATFTTLMHGLCKQSKIADALHLKRLMELCRLKVDVVSYNVLITGLCNNKCISDALDLYGEMKSKGLLPNITTYVTLTGAMYATQRMQVGEKLLEDIEERGLIPSKHSESLERRMEDAIRRLNMIRNCRKGMPVKEVEVLPVESFQ; translated from the exons ATGTCGTCGACCTTCTCGTCGCTGGCGTGCTCCTTGTACCGCCGCAGGATCGTCGAGTGCAAAGCGGCGGCTTACTCCTCGCGGCTCCCTTCCCGCGCGAGGCCGCCCGCGTGCCCCCGtatcgccgccggcgccaacaCCACCTCAG CGCGTGGTATTGATAGTAGCATAATCACCATTCAGACTATGAAGCAGTGGGAGACCTTGAATCACATGGCCTACAAATTTGGGAGGCTTGACAAGTCTGATGGAAAGTTGACCTTGAAGATACTGAGTTCTATTGTGGAGCGATCAGGTTTAGACCGAATTACCTATATTTACTGTATTGCTGTTCCAATTCTCATCCAGGCTCAAATGCATTCTCAAGCAATGTCAGTGTTGAAGCATCTTGCCATGACAGGCTTCTCCTGCACTGCTATTCTTAGTTCCCTCTTGCGGACCATTTCACGTTTTGATTCCACCAATCATGTTGTTTTTGACATCCTTGTCAAAGCATATgtcaaggaaagaaaagtggtAGACGCAGTTGTGGCAGTTTTCTTTATGGATGATTGTGGATTTAAGGCTTCAGCTGTTGCTTGCAACACCATCCTTAATGCTCTTGTGGAGGAAGGGGAATCAAAACATGTCTGGTGGTTCTTGAGAGAAAGTTTGGCCCGTAAATTTCCTCTGGATGTTACCACTTGCAATATTCTTCTTAATTCCCTGTGCACTAAGGGTGAATTTAGAAAGGCTGAAGATATGCTTCAGAAGATGAAGAGCTGCCGCTTATCTAATTCAGTTACATATAATACAGTACTACATTGGTATGTTAAGAAAGGGAGGTTTAAGGCTGCCTTGTGTGTTCTAGAAGATATGGAGAGGAATGGTATAGAGGCAGATGTGTATACTTATAACATCATGATAGATAAATTATGTAAAATAAAGAGGAGTGCACGCGCTTTCCTTTTACTCAAAAGAATGAGGAAAGATAACTTAACACCTGATGAATGTACATACAATACTTTGATCAATGGTTTTTTTGGGGAAGGTAAGATAAACCATGCTCGCTATGTCTTCAATCAGATGCTGAGAGAAAATTTGGTTCCAAGTGTAGCTACTTACACTACAATGATTGATGGGTACTGCCGAAATGGGAGAACTGATAAGGCCCTTAGTGTTATGTCTGAAATGCAAATTTCTGGTGTCATTCCAAGTGAACTAACTTATAGTGCTTTGCTGAATGGTTACTGCAAACTTTCCATGCTGGGACCGGCTCTAGATCTCATCGAAGATCTGAATTCAAGAGGCATGACCATCAATAAGACAATGTATACTATTCTCATTGATGGTTTCTGTCAAGTAGGTGACATTTCCAAGGCTAAACAAATTTTAAGGAATATGCTTGCAGATGGAATTGATCCAGATGTTATCACTTATTCAGCATTGATCAATGGCATGTGCAGGATGGCTAAGTTGCATGACACAAAAGAAATTTTATCAAGAATGCAGAAAAGTGGAATTTTACCTAATGATGTGGTATACACAACTCTGATTTGTTATTACTGTAAGGCTGGGTATGTCAAGGAAGCACTGAAGCATTTTGTGGACATTTATCGAAGGGGGCTAGTTGCCAATCCAGTCATCCATAATGCATTATTATGTGCTTTCTATAGAGTAGGAATGTTTACAGAGGCTGAGCAGTTTAGACAATACATGTCTAGGATGAAGATATCATTTGATTCTGTCTCCTTTAACTGCATCATAGATAGTTACTGCCACAGAGGTAACATAACTGATGCATTTTCAGTTTATGATGATATGGTTAGATATGGTCATTCTCCAGATGTTTGCACATATCAGAATTTGCTTAGAGGATTATGTCAAGGAGGCCACTTGGTACAAGCGAAGCAGTTTATGTCCTGCCTTCTTGACATACCTTCTGCTATTGATGAGAAAACTTTCAATGCACTACTTCTTGGGATATGCAAATATGGAACCCTAGACGAAGCTTTGGACTTATGTGAGAAAATG ATGATGTTGGAGAAAGGATTAGTCCCTGATACTGTTGCATATACCTGCTTGTTGAatggattgatcaatgaaggtcAAGTGAAGGCTGCTTCTTATGTTTTCCAGGAGATCATATGCAAGGAAGGCTTGTATGCAGATTGTATTGCCTATAATTCATTGATGAAAGGGCACCTCAAGGGAGGAAAGTTAAATACTATGAAAAGTGTGATTTCTGATATGCATAAGAATGAGGTTTATCTAAACACTGCTAGCTATAACATACTTATGCATGGGTATGTCAAGAAGGGACATTATTCAAGGTCTTTTTATCTGTACAAAGATAtggtgaggaaagggatcagACCAAACAATGTCACATATCGCTTGCTCATACTTGGGCTTTCTGAGTGTGGGATGATTGACATTGCAGTTAAGTTCTTGGAGAAGATGGTTTTAGAAGGCATTTTTCCTGATAAGTTAGCTTTTGATATACTGATAACAGCTTTCAGTGAGAAATCCAAGATGCATAATGCGCTACAACTTTTCAATTCTATGAAGTGGTTACATATGTCACCCAGCAGCAAAACTTATAGTGCCATGATAAATGGATTAATCAGAAAAAATTGCTTCGACCAGAGTCATGAGGTTTTACGTGAGATGTTACAAGGAGGGCTTCAACCAAACCATACACACTATATTGCATTGGTCAATGCAAAATGTCGGATTGGCGAGATTGATGGAGCATTCAGGCTAAAAGAAGAAATGAAAGCTCTTGGTGTGGTGCCTGCTGAAGTTGCTGACAGCTCAATTATTAGAGGACTTTGTAGATGCGGGAAACTTGAGGAGGCAGTCATAGTTTTTAGCAGTATGATGCGTTCAGGAATGGTGCCAACTATTGCTACTTTCACTACTCTAATGCATGGTCTTTGTAAACAATCTAAGATTGCTGATGCTTTGCACTTGAAGAGGTTGATGGAGTTATGTAGACTGAAGGTTGATGTTGTCAGTTATAATGTTTTAATTACTGGTTTATGCAACAACAAGTGTATCTCTGATGCACTAGATCTTTATGGAGAGATGAAATCTAAGGGTCTTTTGCCAAATATTACAACCTATGTCACACTCACTGGAGCTATGTATGCGACACAGAGAATGCAGGTTGGAGAGAAACTACTGGAGGATATAGAAGAAAGGGGCCTTATTCCATCTAAGCATTCTGAAAGTCTCGAAAGGAGGATGGAAGATGCAATTAGAAGGTTAAACATGATAAGAAACTGCAGAAAGGGAATGCCTGTTAAGGAGGTTGAGGTATTGCCAGTAGAAAGCTTCCAGTGA
- the LOC117837061 gene encoding uncharacterized protein isoform X3, translated as MKQWETLNHMAYKFGRLDKSDGKLTLKILSSIVERSGLDRITYIYCIAVPILIQAQMHSQAMSVLKHLAMTGFSCTAILSSLLRTISRFDSTNHVVFDILVKAYVKERKVVDAVVAVFFMDDCGFKASAVACNTILNALVEEGESKHVWWFLRESLARKFPLDVTTCNILLNSLCTKGEFRKAEDMLQKMKSCRLSNSVTYNTVLHWYVKKGRFKAALCVLEDMERNGIEADVYTYNIMIDKLCKIKRSARAFLLLKRMRKDNLTPDECTYNTLINGFFGEGKINHARYVFNQMLRENLVPSVATYTTMIDGYCRNGRTDKALSVMSEMQISGVIPSELTYSALLNGYCKLSMLGPALDLIEDLNSRGMTINKTMYTILIDGFCQVGDISKAKQILRNMLADGIDPDVITYSALINGMCRMAKLHDTKEILSRMQKSGILPNDVVYTTLICYYCKAGYVKEALKHFVDIYRRGLVANPVIHNALLCAFYRVGMFTEAEQFRQYMSRMKISFDSVSFNCIIDSYCHRGNITDAFSVYDDMVRYGHSPDVCTYQNLLRGLCQGGHLVQAKQFMSCLLDIPSAIDEKTFNALLLGICKYGTLDEALDLCEKMVRNNFLPDIHTYTILLGGFCRKGKILPAFTLLQMMLEKGLVPDTVAYTCLLNGLINEGQVKAASYVFQEIICKEGLYADCIAYNSLMKGHLKGGKLNTMKSVISDMHKNEVYLNTASYNILMHGYVKKGHYSRSFYLYKDMVRKGIRPNNVTYRLLILGLSECGMIDIAVKFLEKMVLEGIFPDKLAFDILITAFSEKSKMHNALQLFNSMKWLHMSPSSKTYSAMINGLIRKNCFDQSHEVLREMLQGGLQPNHTHYIALVNAKCRIGEIDGAFRLKEEMKALGVVPAEVADSSIIRGLCRCGKLEEAVIVFSSMMRSGMVPTIATFTTLMHGLCKQSKIADALHLKRLMELCRLKVDVVSYNVLITGLCNNKCISDALDLYGEMKSKGLLPNITTYVTLTGAMYATQRMQVGEKLLEDIEERGLIPSKHSESLERRMEDAIRRLNMIRNCRKGMPVKEVEVLPVESFQ; from the coding sequence ATGAAGCAGTGGGAGACCTTGAATCACATGGCCTACAAATTTGGGAGGCTTGACAAGTCTGATGGAAAGTTGACCTTGAAGATACTGAGTTCTATTGTGGAGCGATCAGGTTTAGACCGAATTACCTATATTTACTGTATTGCTGTTCCAATTCTCATCCAGGCTCAAATGCATTCTCAAGCAATGTCAGTGTTGAAGCATCTTGCCATGACAGGCTTCTCCTGCACTGCTATTCTTAGTTCCCTCTTGCGGACCATTTCACGTTTTGATTCCACCAATCATGTTGTTTTTGACATCCTTGTCAAAGCATATgtcaaggaaagaaaagtggtAGACGCAGTTGTGGCAGTTTTCTTTATGGATGATTGTGGATTTAAGGCTTCAGCTGTTGCTTGCAACACCATCCTTAATGCTCTTGTGGAGGAAGGGGAATCAAAACATGTCTGGTGGTTCTTGAGAGAAAGTTTGGCCCGTAAATTTCCTCTGGATGTTACCACTTGCAATATTCTTCTTAATTCCCTGTGCACTAAGGGTGAATTTAGAAAGGCTGAAGATATGCTTCAGAAGATGAAGAGCTGCCGCTTATCTAATTCAGTTACATATAATACAGTACTACATTGGTATGTTAAGAAAGGGAGGTTTAAGGCTGCCTTGTGTGTTCTAGAAGATATGGAGAGGAATGGTATAGAGGCAGATGTGTATACTTATAACATCATGATAGATAAATTATGTAAAATAAAGAGGAGTGCACGCGCTTTCCTTTTACTCAAAAGAATGAGGAAAGATAACTTAACACCTGATGAATGTACATACAATACTTTGATCAATGGTTTTTTTGGGGAAGGTAAGATAAACCATGCTCGCTATGTCTTCAATCAGATGCTGAGAGAAAATTTGGTTCCAAGTGTAGCTACTTACACTACAATGATTGATGGGTACTGCCGAAATGGGAGAACTGATAAGGCCCTTAGTGTTATGTCTGAAATGCAAATTTCTGGTGTCATTCCAAGTGAACTAACTTATAGTGCTTTGCTGAATGGTTACTGCAAACTTTCCATGCTGGGACCGGCTCTAGATCTCATCGAAGATCTGAATTCAAGAGGCATGACCATCAATAAGACAATGTATACTATTCTCATTGATGGTTTCTGTCAAGTAGGTGACATTTCCAAGGCTAAACAAATTTTAAGGAATATGCTTGCAGATGGAATTGATCCAGATGTTATCACTTATTCAGCATTGATCAATGGCATGTGCAGGATGGCTAAGTTGCATGACACAAAAGAAATTTTATCAAGAATGCAGAAAAGTGGAATTTTACCTAATGATGTGGTATACACAACTCTGATTTGTTATTACTGTAAGGCTGGGTATGTCAAGGAAGCACTGAAGCATTTTGTGGACATTTATCGAAGGGGGCTAGTTGCCAATCCAGTCATCCATAATGCATTATTATGTGCTTTCTATAGAGTAGGAATGTTTACAGAGGCTGAGCAGTTTAGACAATACATGTCTAGGATGAAGATATCATTTGATTCTGTCTCCTTTAACTGCATCATAGATAGTTACTGCCACAGAGGTAACATAACTGATGCATTTTCAGTTTATGATGATATGGTTAGATATGGTCATTCTCCAGATGTTTGCACATATCAGAATTTGCTTAGAGGATTATGTCAAGGAGGCCACTTGGTACAAGCGAAGCAGTTTATGTCCTGCCTTCTTGACATACCTTCTGCTATTGATGAGAAAACTTTCAATGCACTACTTCTTGGGATATGCAAATATGGAACCCTAGACGAAGCTTTGGACTTATGTGAGAAAATGGTCAGAAACAACTTTTTACCTGATATCCATACTTACACCATTCTTCTCGGTGGTTTTTGCAGGAAAGGTAAGATTTTGCCTGCATTCACCTTGTTGCAGATGATGTTGGAGAAAGGATTAGTCCCTGATACTGTTGCATATACCTGCTTGTTGAatggattgatcaatgaaggtcAAGTGAAGGCTGCTTCTTATGTTTTCCAGGAGATCATATGCAAGGAAGGCTTGTATGCAGATTGTATTGCCTATAATTCATTGATGAAAGGGCACCTCAAGGGAGGAAAGTTAAATACTATGAAAAGTGTGATTTCTGATATGCATAAGAATGAGGTTTATCTAAACACTGCTAGCTATAACATACTTATGCATGGGTATGTCAAGAAGGGACATTATTCAAGGTCTTTTTATCTGTACAAAGATAtggtgaggaaagggatcagACCAAACAATGTCACATATCGCTTGCTCATACTTGGGCTTTCTGAGTGTGGGATGATTGACATTGCAGTTAAGTTCTTGGAGAAGATGGTTTTAGAAGGCATTTTTCCTGATAAGTTAGCTTTTGATATACTGATAACAGCTTTCAGTGAGAAATCCAAGATGCATAATGCGCTACAACTTTTCAATTCTATGAAGTGGTTACATATGTCACCCAGCAGCAAAACTTATAGTGCCATGATAAATGGATTAATCAGAAAAAATTGCTTCGACCAGAGTCATGAGGTTTTACGTGAGATGTTACAAGGAGGGCTTCAACCAAACCATACACACTATATTGCATTGGTCAATGCAAAATGTCGGATTGGCGAGATTGATGGAGCATTCAGGCTAAAAGAAGAAATGAAAGCTCTTGGTGTGGTGCCTGCTGAAGTTGCTGACAGCTCAATTATTAGAGGACTTTGTAGATGCGGGAAACTTGAGGAGGCAGTCATAGTTTTTAGCAGTATGATGCGTTCAGGAATGGTGCCAACTATTGCTACTTTCACTACTCTAATGCATGGTCTTTGTAAACAATCTAAGATTGCTGATGCTTTGCACTTGAAGAGGTTGATGGAGTTATGTAGACTGAAGGTTGATGTTGTCAGTTATAATGTTTTAATTACTGGTTTATGCAACAACAAGTGTATCTCTGATGCACTAGATCTTTATGGAGAGATGAAATCTAAGGGTCTTTTGCCAAATATTACAACCTATGTCACACTCACTGGAGCTATGTATGCGACACAGAGAATGCAGGTTGGAGAGAAACTACTGGAGGATATAGAAGAAAGGGGCCTTATTCCATCTAAGCATTCTGAAAGTCTCGAAAGGAGGATGGAAGATGCAATTAGAAGGTTAAACATGATAAGAAACTGCAGAAAGGGAATGCCTGTTAAGGAGGTTGAGGTATTGCCAGTAGAAAGCTTCCAGTGA